One Corynebacterium matruchotii genomic window, ATGTACATGCCGTTGGCCCGAATAGTGGGCAGGCAGTAATTATTGGCGAATTCGTCTTTGGCGTCAATGACGACGGCTTCGACGGCACCACAATCGAGGGCGCGTTGGCGCACGGATTCCATGTCCTCGCCGCCCTGACCCAGGTCGAGGGAAACAGCAACGACTTCACCACCGGTCATTTTCGCCAGGTATGGGATAGCAACGGAGGTGTCGAGGCCACCGGAATATGCGAGGACTACACGGTTGGTCATAATGTAATTTTTCTCCTTATCGAACGTTGAGTAAGTCGACGAGTTCCTTGCCCGTCAATGGGTCGCGGGCCAGGACAAACACGGTATCGTCACCGGCGATAGTGCCCACCACTTCATCCATGCTGACCCTATCAATAAAGCTAGCAAGGAAGGCCGCGGCCCCGGGCGGGGTGCGCAACACCGCAATGTTCCCGGAATGATCGCTGGATACCAGCAGGTCATCCAGCATTTTTCGTAGTTTTTCCCGGGTGCCGACGGTGGTGGGGGCAAGGGTTTCTTCGGTGTTACCGACGGCATAGAATGCGCGGCCGCTGTCCGGCCGAATTTTTTTGGCCCCGAGCTCGTCGAGGTCACGAGACAGGGTTCCTTGGGTGATTTCAACGCCTTTGTTTTTGAGCAGTTCCGAGAGCTGCATTTGGCTGGAAACTAGATTCTGTTCGAGCAGTTCCAAGATCAATGCTTGGCG contains:
- a CDS encoding arginine repressor; the protein is MSPGPITRTVRQALILELLEQNLVSSQMQLSELLKNKGVEITQGTLSRDLDELGAKKIRPDSGRAFYAVGNTEETLAPTTVGTREKLRKMLDDLLVSSDHSGNIAVLRTPPGAAAFLASFIDRVSMDEVVGTIAGDDTVFVLARDPLTGKELVDLLNVR